From a single Arachis hypogaea cultivar Tifrunner chromosome 3, arahy.Tifrunner.gnm2.J5K5, whole genome shotgun sequence genomic region:
- the LOC112785162 gene encoding uncharacterized protein encodes MANCADSEQFLVLSSIRTGLKREFAFAMKAQSEICGSLGRTRASKNGNAVQVVKSPVKKRSRKSSSGEGNKSEPKSEDLNCGVVKSEDGGGRGDVMSEEEAKSDVVDVEELKNEGVMVVVDETEKVGCEGDAKEGGEVCCSKEDGVVGGATPVSITGDSGGSLKGSVVSMEKPFRRFTRSLLKRKLEDDVSGAKDGNDKVNNNAEAVEVGGNNKKRANDSGKDVEVGDDVKEEIEDGALVAVSKASTKRCPTSLKELLATGILEGLAVNYARSVKAIKAGEAELRGVINGNGIVCHCEDCHGVEVVTPTLFKLHASRLNKCPPEYIYLENGSTLHDIMNTCLDVPLETLEEVIQKVIGGFPIKKSTFCFNCRDANVVSRLLCNSCMESKECQPNLPTQTTDTSNCNVLHAVQSRSPEPIVVQKSINNGMKHSTSRDKSDGKVTKKDLRLHKLIFEADVLPDGTEVAYYVRGKRLLDGYKQGFGIVCSCCDKEISPSQFEAHAGWASRRKPYLHIYTSNGVSLHELSINYLKERKFSSSDNDDLCSICSDGGDLLCCDGCPRAFHIDCVPLPSVPTDTWYCKYCENVFQKDKYVAHNANALAAGRIAGIDPLAQIHERCIRIVKTHQVHHEGCVLCRQPYFSKIFSPRTMMICDQCEKEYHVGCMKDHNIQNLEALPEGNWFCCSECNGVHAALVNLVAGEEENLPDSLLSLIKRKHEEKGLETRADLDVKWKVLNWNLIASDKTRKLLSEAVAILHERFSPINSDSRADFIPAMIYGRKIGDYDFRGMYCAVLIVNQVIVSVGIFRIFGHEVAELPLVATPTDCQGQGYFQCLFSCIERVLASLKVKHLVLPAAEEAESIWTNKFGFTRVDQDEINEYRRRLRMMIFQETPLLQKPVSALAST; translated from the exons atggcGAACTGTGCGGATTCGGAGCAGTTCCTGGTGCTGTCTAGTATCCGGACGGGTCTCAAGAGAGAGTTTGCATTCGCCATGAAAGCTCAATCCGAGATCTGTGGGTCACTGGGCCGGACCAGGGCCTCCAAGAACGGGAATGCGGTTCAGGTCGTGAAAAGCCCGGTCAAAAAGCGGTCCAGGAAGTCAAGTTCGGGGGAAGGGAACAAGAGCGAGCCGAAAAGTGAGGACTTGAATTGTGGGGTGGTGAAAAGCGAAGATGGTGGTGGTAGAGGTGATGTTATGAGTGAAGAGGAGGCAAAGAGTGATGTTGTTGATGTGGAGGAACTAAAGAATGAAGGTGTTATGGTGGTGGTGGATGAAACGGAGAAGGTTGGTTGTGAAGGTGACGCAAAGGAGGGTGGTGAGGTATGTTGTTCTAAGGAAGATGGTGTTGTTGGTGGGGCAACACCTGTTTCAATTACAGGTGATAGTGGTGGTAGTTTGAAGGGTTCTGTTGTTTCTATGGAGAAGCCATTTAGGAGGTTTACTAGGTCTCTACTAAAGAGAAAGTTGGAAGATGATGTTAGTGGCGCAAAGGATGGGAATGATAAGGTAAATAACAATGCCGAAGCTGTTGAAGTTGGTGGTAATAATAAGAAGCGTGCTAATGATAGTGGCAAGGATGTTGAAGTTGGTGATGATGTCAAGGAGGAAATTGAAGATGGTGCATTGGTTGCTGTGTCCAAGGCTAGTACTAAGAGGTGCCCAACAAGTCTGAAGGAGCTTCTAGCCACGGGGATTCTTGAGGGTTTGGCAGTGAATTATGCTCGCAGTGTGAAG GCAATCAAGGCTGGAGAAGCAGAGCTTCGGGGAGTGATTAATGGCAATGGGATTGTGTGCCATTGTGAGGATTGCCATGGTGTTGAG GTTGTGACGCCCACCTTGTTTAAGCTTCATGCCAGTCGTTTAAACAAGTGCCCCCCAGAGTATATATACCTTGAGAATGGGAGTACTCTTCATGACATCATGAATACATGTTTGGATGTACCATTAGAAACCTTGGAAGAAGTTATCCAAAAAGTCATTGGAGGCTTCCCCATAAAGAAATCTACCTTTTGTTTTAACTGCAGAG ATGCCAATGTTGTGTCGAGACTATTATGCAATTCATGCATGGAGTCGAAGGAATGCCAGCCTAACCTCCCCACTCAAACAACTGACACTAGCAATTGCAATGTTTTACATGCAGTTCAATCCAG GTCGCCAGAACCCATTGTGGTTCAAAAGTCAATAAACAATGGAATGAAGCACAGCACATCTCGTGATAAGAGTGACGGAAAAGTAACTAAGAA GGATCTACGCTTGCATAAGTTGATCTTTGAAGCAGATGTGTTGCCAGATGGAACAGAAGTAGCATACTATGTTCGCGGAAAG CGACTGTTGGATGGTTACAAGCAAGGTTTTGGAATAGTTTGTAGCTGCTGTGACAAAGAG ATTAGTCCCTCCCAGTTTGAAGCTCATGCCGGTTGGGCATCACGTAGGAAACC TTACCTCCACATATACACATCTAATGGAGTCTCACTCCATGAGCTGTCCATCAATTATTTAAAAGAACGGAAGTTTTCCTCCAGTGATAATGATGACCTCTGCAGTATATGTTCTGATGGAGGGGATCTTTTGTGTTGCGATGGATGCCCAAGAGCATTTCACATTG ATTGTGTTCCTCTCCCCTCTGTTCCAACTGATACCTGGTATTGTAAATACTGTGAGAATGTCTTTCAGAAAGACAAATATGTGGCGCATAATGCAAATGCGTTGGCGGCTGGAAGGATTGCAGGCATTGATCCTTTAGCACAGATACATGAAAGGTGTATTCGCATTGTTAAAACTCACCAGGTTCACCATGAGGGATGTGTACTGTGTAG GCAACCATATTTTAGCAAAATCTTTAGTCCCCGAACTATGATGATTTGTGATCAG TGTGAGAAGGAATATCATGTTGGGTGTATGAAGGATCATAACATACAAAATCTAGAG GCGTTGCCAGAAGGGAATTGGTTCTGCTGCTCAGAGTGCAATGGAGTTCATGCTGCTTTGGTAAATTTAGTGGCTGGTGAGGAAGAGAATCTTCCAGATTCCCTCCTTAGCTTGATTAaaagaaagcatgaagaaaaagGTTTAGAAACCAGGGCTGATCTTGATGTTAAATGGAAGGTTCTGAACTGGAATCTTATTGCTTCTGACAAGACCAGAAAATTGCTTTCGGAAGCTGTTGCTATCCTCCAT GAGCGTTTCAGTCCTATAAATTCTGATTCGAGAGCCGATTTCATTCCAGCAATGATTTATGG GAGGAAAATTGGGGATTATGATTTTCGCGGAATGTACTGTGCAGTTCTCATTGTCAA CCAAGTTATTGTATCTGTTGGAATATTTCGCATCTTCGGGCATGAAGTGGCAGAGCTTCCCTTAGTGGCGACGCCTACAGACTGCCAAGGACAG GGTTACTTCCAGTGCCTCTTTTCTTGCATTGAGAGGGTGCTTGCCTCTTTAAAAGTGAAACATTTAGTCCTACCAGCTGCGGAAGAAGCTGAATCAATATGGACCAATAAATTTGGGTTTACAAGGGTTGACCAAGATGAG ATAAACGAATACAGGAGACGTCTCCGAATGATGATATTTCAGGAGACTCCCTTACTGCAGAAGCCGGTGTCTGCACTCGCAAGTACTTAG
- the LOC112785152 gene encoding uncharacterized protein gives MAIAGLHNVSVLESSFLRDSHSQSSSRRGDGRRGGTRSSALLQMWRELEDEHAVNQVQGRPGEVLLEQRSDGLISDLSQADSPGSHERGQDRMLEDAVLGDTESETWSQSQSQNESHYDHEDLNNSSCENSSDLGEVERERVRQIFREWMSSGAGDHGSNISRRNNSSRGEWLGETEQERVRIIREWVQMSSQHRGVSSGETREEQSAEIGTQIERVRDGFVVNQGEGQTEHFRRGIRKLCGRQVMLDMLKKAEMQRQREIQELLNHRAVSHFPHRNRIQALLRGWFLRNDRSVDNNRSTSVAESELGLLRQRQTVSELREGFFSRKDKTGCSQATGNVSDMSPNSDIEFNTIEQTGASNSHVVPTVNSERSESNTRRNDGVEMLGGQNCLQETMSDNPDQQDTTGRVEGAQLQVQFEPVNQLSSSVAAERRDSTGQNVDVNRVMPVEDTASDHVQQSLQTEDPFQSAMPEFSEAYNDRLRSGDISNGVNDSSNHNHPMEENIVDMNRNESASLVGEQLEEDIENEGSVWNQSNREWRNSTEEGVDDNQVSSTSMQWPENEFGNEDGENSRLQEGPEVWQEDGGFQEAVENWLGAPSDLESAPVGRIHGFYFPDDDNVYSVELRELLNRRSVSNLLRSSFRDSLDQLIQSYVVRQGHNQMEWELQETTPSSASVEQDLEQQSRDQIVGQEGTVNSPHDLPSLPIPPPLPLWDRHPRRDSWSQSQSDMNNQHLGGIDWEVVNDLRIDMSRLQQRMNNMQRMLEACMDMQLELQRSIRQEVSAALNRSTGSSGTNEFESSDESKWECVRKGLCCICCESNIDSLLYRCGHLCTCSKCANELLQSKRKCPMCQAPVVEVIRAYSIL, from the exons ATGGCTATTGCTGGTCTGCACAATGTATCTGTACTCGAGTCTTCTTTCCTGAGGGATTCCCATTCCCAGTCATCCAGCAGGCGGGGAGATGGAAGGAGGGGAGGAACCCGGTCATCCGCACTCTTGCAAATGTGGCGAGAGCTTGAAGATGAACATGCGGTGAATCAGGTGCAAGGAAGGCCTGGTGAAGTACTACTTGAACAAAGGAGTGATGGGTTGATTTCTGACCTCTCACAGGCAGATTCTCCAGGTAGCCATGAGAGAGGACAGGATCGAATGCTAGAGGACGCAGTTTTGGGCGACACTGAATCTGAAACATGGTCACAGTCACAAAGTCAGAATGAATCCCATTACGATCATGAGGATTTAAACAACTCCAGCTGTGAAAACTCCTCTGATTTGGGAGAAGTTGAAAGGGAAAGAGTGAGGCAAATTTTTAGGGAATGGATGAGCAGTGGTGCTGGGGATCATGGATCAAACATTTCCCGGAGAAATAACAGTTCAAGGGGAGAATGGCTTGGTGAAACTGAGCAGGAAAGGGTGAGAATAATAAGGGAGTGGGTACAAATGAGTAGCCAGCACAGAGGTGTTTCTTCTGGGGAAACCAGGGAAGAGCAATCTGCTGAAATTGGTACACAAATTGAACGTGTTCGTGATGGCTTTGTTGTTAACCAGGGCGAGGGCCAGACTGAACATTTTCGTAGGGGAATCCGTAAATTATGCGGACGACAGGTTATGCTTGATATGCTGAAGAAGGCTGAGATGCAAAGGCAAAGAGAAATTCAAGAGTTGTTGAACCATCGGGCAGTATCTCATTTCCCCCATCGTAATCGCATTCAG GCATTGCTTAGAGGCTGGTTCTTGAGAAATGATAGATCTGTTGATAATAACAGGTCCACTTCTGTCGCTGAAAGTGAACTAGGTTTATTGAGGCAAAGACAAACTGTATCAGAACTAAG GGAAGGATTCTTCTCTAGGAAGGATAAAACTGGTTGCAGTCAAGCAACTGGCAACGTATCTGATATGTCACCTAACAGTGATATTGAATTTAATACGATTGAACAAACTGGTGCTAGCAATTCACATGTGGTCCCCACTGTGAATTCTGAACGGTCTGAATCTAATACCAGAAGAAATGATGGAGTTGAGATGTTGGGAGGCCAGAATTGTTTGCAGGAAACAATGTCTGACAATCCAGATCAACAAGACACTACTGGtcgtgtagaaggagctcagttACAGGTGCAATTTGAACCAGTAAATCAGCTATCATCCAGTGTGGCCGCTGAAAGAAGAGATAGCACTGGGCAAAATGTTGATGTGAACCGTGTGATGCCAGTTGAGGATACTGCTAGTGATCATGTGCAGCAAAGTTTGCAAACTGAAGATCCATTTCAGAGTGCTATGCCGGAATTCAGTGAGGCATACAATGATCGACTTCGATCGGGTGATATAAGTAATGGTGTAAATGACTCATCAAACCACAACCACCCAATGGAGGAAAATATTGTTGATATGAATCGGAATGAATCCGCTTCTCTGGTAGGAGAACAGCTGGAAGAAGATATTGAAAATGAAGGAAGTGTCTGGAATCAGAGTAACCGTGAATGGAGAAATAGCACCGAGGAAGGTGTAGATGATAATCAAGTCAGCAGTACATCAATGCAGTggcctgaaaatgaatttggaaatgaggaTGGAGAAAACTCTCGGCTGCAAGAAGGTCCTGAAGTCTGGCAAGAGGATGGTGGCTTCCAAGAGGCTGTAGAAAATTGGTTGGGGGCTCCTTCTGATCTTGAAAGTGCTCCAGTCGGTAGGATTCATGGATTTTACTTTCCAGATGACGACAATGTATATAGTGTTGAACTCAGAGAACTGCTTAATAG GAGAAGTGTCTCCAACCTCCTCCGTAGCAGTTTCCGCGATAGTCTTGACCAGTTGATACAATCATATGTTGTAAGACAAGGCCATAATCAGATGGAGTGGGAGCTACAAGAAACAACCCCGTCTTCTGCCTCTGTGGAACAGGACCTTGAACAGCAGAGTAGGGATCAGATTGTTGGTCAGGAGGGTACTGTTAATAGTCCACATGACCTACCTTCTTTACCTATTCCTCCTCCTTTGCCTCTTTGGGACCGGCACCCTCGCCGTGACAGCTGGTCACAGTCACAGAGTGACATGAATAATCAGCATCTAGGAGGAATT GATTGGGAGGTTGTCAATGACTTGAGAATTGACATGTCTAGGCTGCAGCAAAGGATGAACAATATGCAAAGAATGCTGGAGGCTTGTATGGATATGCAGCTGGAGTTGCAGCGTTCAATAAGGCAAGAAGTTTCTGCTGCCCTAAATCGTTCGACTGGTTCATCAG GAACAAATGAGTTCGAGTCATCAGATGAATCCAAATGGGAATGTGTGAGGAAAGGGCTTTGCTGTATATGCTGTGAAAGCAATATTgattctttgttgtacag ATGTGGGCACTTGTGTACATGTTCTAAATGTGCCAATGAGTTGCTTCAAAGTAAAAGGAAGTGCCCGATGTGTCAAGCCCCCGTGGTGGAGGTTATACGTGCTTATTCTATACTATAG
- the LOC112785171 gene encoding cyclin-dependent kinases regulatory subunit 1 — translation MGQIQYSEKYFDDTYEYRHVVLPPEVAKLLPKNRLLSENEWRAIGVQQSRGWVHYAIHRPEPHIMLFRRPLDYQHQQESQTQQSMLVK, via the exons ATGGGTCAGATCCAGTACTCGGAGAAGTATTTCGATGACACTTACGAGTATAG GCATGTGGTGCTGCCTCCCGAAGTTGCTAAGCTGCTTCCAAAGAATCGACTTCTCTCTGAa AACGAGTGGCGTGCAATTGGTGTTCAACAGAGCCGTGGTTGGGTTCATTATGCGATTCACCGCCCCGAGCCACACATCATGCTTTTCAGGAGGCCATTGGATTATCAGCACCAGCAGGAAAGCCAGACCCAGCAAAGCATGCTCGTCAAGTGA